A part of Marinobacter psychrophilus genomic DNA contains:
- the etfB gene encoding electron transfer flavoprotein subunit beta produces the protein MPPDVLVESASADRLGIAVLVSVGRHPLTGRTRRADQDARAYELALSIAGARTALLHAGQNDAENELALRGYLGMVGVSETGENTADQLAVIEQATGADVLPALVNALRELSPELVLCGMRAETGEGSGMLPYLLAEWLGWPIVSGVAQVESVSDGVATLLQALPRGQRRRLSVRLPAIVTVDSAAPGARASAFGPARRGGLAVSAAASMPDEARAGWLTTPARKRPRRLKIITASSARDRFKAAALKTQGGGGKVLTGFSPEIGAEAIQALLKEEGVLPS, from the coding sequence ATGCCGCCTGACGTTCTTGTGGAATCGGCGTCTGCCGACCGGCTCGGTATTGCCGTGTTGGTCTCGGTCGGGCGCCATCCGCTGACAGGGCGCACGCGCCGCGCCGACCAGGATGCTCGTGCGTACGAGCTGGCACTTTCTATTGCCGGCGCCCGCACAGCGCTGCTGCACGCTGGACAAAACGATGCCGAAAACGAGCTGGCGTTGCGTGGCTATCTGGGTATGGTCGGCGTATCCGAAACTGGCGAAAACACCGCGGATCAATTGGCGGTGATAGAACAGGCCACTGGCGCCGATGTGTTGCCGGCGCTGGTTAACGCGCTGCGTGAGCTGTCGCCAGAGCTGGTACTGTGCGGCATGCGGGCCGAAACCGGTGAAGGTTCGGGAATGCTTCCCTATCTGCTGGCCGAGTGGCTGGGCTGGCCCATTGTTAGTGGTGTGGCACAGGTAGAAAGCGTAAGCGACGGCGTCGCGACGTTGTTGCAGGCTCTCCCGCGCGGCCAGCGACGTCGGCTCTCGGTGCGGCTTCCTGCAATCGTAACGGTCGATAGCGCGGCGCCCGGCGCGCGTGCCTCGGCTTTTGGTCCGGCACGCAGGGGCGGGCTTGCGGTGTCCGCTGCCGCGTCTATGCCTGACGAAGCGCGGGCCGGATGGCTTACCACACCGGCGCGCAAGCGACCCAGACGATTGAAGATCATCACCGCGTCGTCGGCGCGGGACCGTTTCAAGGCGGCAGCGTTAAAGACGCAGGGCGGCGGCGGTAAAGTGTTGACCGGCTTCAGTCCCGAGATCGGGGCTGAAGCCATTCAGGCGCTGCTGAAAGAGGAAGGGGTACTGCCAAGCTGA
- a CDS encoding aromatic ring-hydroxylating oxygenase subunit alpha translates to MDRDFTAGFDHPMNDPRRVMAEMLQSRRQNFSLPQAFYNDASMFKLDIEEIFEKEWIFAGMTCEIPTRGSYITVEVGSNSVIVMRDNTGAVQGFHNVCRHRGSRLCSKAKGKVAKLVCPYHQWTYELDGRLLYAGNNMGNTFDPSDYSLKPVQVKTGGGFILICLAEEPPAVDDLIFTLGEYLEPYDMENVKVAAESTLVEQANWKLVVENNRECYHCNGAHPELLNSLQEFDDTEDPRATPEYKALVARKQAEWSAQNIPWQLRRFGQRSRLTRTPLLEGTVAMTMDGKPACTKLMGRIQNPDMGSLRIFHLPNSWNHFMGDHAVVFRVLPLGPQHTVVTTKWLVHKDAVEGVDYDLAHMRRVWDATNDQDRRLVEENQLGINSKAYQPGPYSETYEYGVIDFLQWYSEQMLSNLGYGQDHLRIVGK, encoded by the coding sequence ATGGACCGTGATTTTACCGCAGGTTTTGACCACCCAATGAATGATCCACGCAGAGTAATGGCTGAGATGCTGCAAAGCAGGCGCCAGAATTTCTCCTTACCACAAGCCTTCTACAACGACGCGAGCATGTTCAAACTCGACATCGAAGAGATATTCGAGAAGGAGTGGATTTTCGCCGGAATGACGTGCGAAATCCCAACCAGAGGCAGCTACATAACAGTCGAGGTGGGCAGTAACTCCGTGATCGTGATGCGCGACAACACAGGCGCTGTGCAAGGATTTCACAACGTCTGTCGCCATCGTGGTTCACGCCTGTGCAGTAAGGCTAAGGGCAAAGTTGCCAAGCTGGTGTGCCCCTACCACCAATGGACCTACGAGCTCGATGGGCGCCTGTTGTACGCAGGCAACAATATGGGCAACACTTTCGACCCGTCCGACTACAGCCTGAAACCCGTGCAGGTCAAAACCGGCGGCGGTTTCATCCTGATCTGTCTGGCCGAAGAGCCACCCGCCGTTGATGACCTTATCTTCACGCTGGGTGAATACCTCGAGCCCTACGACATGGAAAACGTCAAGGTCGCCGCCGAATCGACGCTGGTTGAACAGGCTAACTGGAAGCTGGTGGTTGAAAACAATCGCGAGTGCTATCACTGCAACGGGGCGCACCCCGAATTACTGAACAGCCTGCAGGAATTCGATGACACCGAGGATCCCCGCGCCACACCCGAGTACAAGGCACTGGTCGCGCGCAAGCAGGCCGAATGGAGTGCCCAGAATATACCCTGGCAACTGCGGCGTTTCGGTCAGCGCAGCCGCCTTACCAGAACCCCCCTATTGGAGGGTACGGTCGCCATGACAATGGACGGCAAACCTGCTTGCACCAAACTGATGGGCCGAATCCAGAATCCTGACATGGGCTCGCTGCGTATATTTCACCTGCCCAATTCCTGGAACCACTTCATGGGAGATCACGCGGTGGTGTTTCGCGTGTTGCCGCTTGGGCCCCAGCACACCGTGGTCACCACCAAATGGCTGGTACATAAGGACGCCGTCGAAGGCGTCGACTACGATCTGGCCCACATGCGTCGGGTCTGGGACGCAACCAACGACCAAGATCGGCGCCTGGTGGAGGAAAACCAGCTTGGTATCAACTCCAAAGCCTACCAGCCAGGCCCCTATTCAGAGACTTACGAATACGGCGTCATCGACTTCCTGCAATGGTATAGCGAACAGATGCTCAGCAACCTGGGTTACGGCCAGGATCATTTGCGTATCGTCGGGAAATAA
- the dgcA gene encoding dimethylglycine demethylation protein DgcA, translating to MAFEALFKPIQIGTQTIRNRVVSTAHAEVYATDGGMTTERYVRYYEEKAKGGCGLCICGGSSVVSIDSPHNWWSSVNLATDRIIPHFQNLADAVHKHGGKILIQITHMGRRSRWDGFDWPSLVSPSGIREPVHRATCKTIEEEEIWRIIGNFVQAAQRAKAGGLDGVELSAVHQHLIDQFWSPRVNKRTDKWGKTFEDRMRFGLEVLKAVRAEVGDDFIVGLRISGDEFHPDGLSHDDMKQIAAYYDATGMVDYFGVVGSGCDTHNSLANVIPNMSYPPEPFLHLAAGIKTVVNVPVIHAQNIKDPNQAQRILEAGYVDLVGMTRAQIADPHIVNKIKLGQIDQIKQCVGANYCIDRQYQGLDVLCIQNAATSREYKGLPHIIAKSAGSRRKVVVVGGGPAGMEAARVAAERGHAVTLYEANPALGGQITIASKAPQRDQIAGITRWFQLELARLNVEVCLGVRADESVLDMRPDIVIVATGGTPFLSQVPEWGAEEGLVVSTWDILNGVVAPAKNVLVYDTICEFPGVSAADFLSEKGAQVEIVTDDIKPGAAVGGTSFPTYYRSLYAKEVIMTSDLMLQKVYREGDKLVAVLENEYTGVQEERVVDQVVVENGVRPDEALYYALKPRSLNKGQIDLEALFEIRPQPCLNTLSGNGSDFLLFRLGDCNAPRNTHAAIYDALRLCKDF from the coding sequence GGTCTGTGCATTTGCGGGGGCTCGTCGGTCGTGTCCATCGACAGTCCCCATAACTGGTGGAGCTCGGTAAATTTGGCCACCGATCGCATCATTCCCCACTTCCAGAACCTGGCGGACGCCGTGCACAAGCATGGCGGCAAGATCCTGATTCAAATCACTCATATGGGCCGCAGGTCCCGCTGGGATGGTTTCGACTGGCCCTCGCTCGTGTCACCATCGGGTATACGTGAACCGGTCCATCGCGCGACCTGCAAGACCATCGAAGAAGAAGAGATCTGGCGCATTATCGGTAATTTCGTTCAGGCGGCGCAACGGGCCAAGGCTGGCGGCCTGGACGGCGTTGAACTATCGGCCGTGCACCAGCACCTGATCGATCAGTTCTGGAGCCCACGTGTTAACAAGCGCACCGACAAGTGGGGCAAGACCTTCGAAGATCGCATGCGTTTTGGTCTGGAGGTTCTAAAGGCGGTTCGCGCTGAAGTCGGTGATGATTTCATAGTCGGTCTGCGCATCAGCGGCGACGAGTTCCATCCCGATGGGCTCAGTCATGACGATATGAAGCAGATCGCGGCCTATTACGACGCGACCGGCATGGTCGACTATTTCGGTGTGGTCGGCTCCGGTTGCGACACCCATAACTCGCTGGCGAACGTGATTCCAAATATGTCCTACCCGCCCGAGCCGTTTCTGCATCTGGCGGCGGGCATTAAAACCGTGGTCAATGTGCCGGTGATCCATGCCCAGAACATCAAAGATCCGAACCAGGCGCAGCGCATACTGGAAGCCGGCTATGTTGATCTGGTGGGGATGACGCGGGCGCAGATTGCCGACCCGCACATCGTCAATAAAATCAAACTGGGGCAGATAGACCAGATCAAGCAGTGCGTGGGCGCCAATTATTGTATCGATCGGCAGTACCAGGGGCTGGATGTGCTGTGCATCCAGAATGCGGCAACCTCGCGTGAATACAAGGGCCTGCCACATATCATCGCAAAGAGTGCGGGTTCCCGGCGCAAGGTGGTGGTCGTGGGTGGCGGTCCTGCCGGTATGGAGGCAGCGCGGGTGGCTGCCGAGCGGGGTCATGCTGTGACGTTGTACGAGGCGAACCCTGCACTCGGCGGACAGATCACCATAGCGTCCAAGGCGCCGCAGCGCGATCAGATTGCCGGTATCACCCGCTGGTTTCAGCTTGAACTGGCCCGCCTCAACGTCGAAGTATGTCTCGGCGTACGAGCGGACGAAAGCGTGCTCGACATGCGTCCAGACATTGTGATCGTCGCAACCGGCGGTACGCCTTTCCTGTCGCAGGTGCCCGAATGGGGTGCCGAAGAAGGCCTCGTCGTCAGTACCTGGGACATCCTCAATGGCGTTGTCGCGCCCGCCAAGAACGTGCTGGTGTACGACACAATCTGTGAATTCCCCGGCGTATCGGCGGCCGATTTCCTCTCTGAGAAAGGTGCCCAGGTCGAGATCGTGACCGACGACATCAAGCCCGGCGCGGCCGTTGGTGGCACCAGCTTCCCAACCTACTATCGTAGCCTGTACGCCAAGGAGGTGATCATGACCTCCGACCTGATGCTGCAGAAGGTCTATCGCGAAGGCGACAAGCTGGTGGCGGTACTCGAAAACGAATACACCGGCGTTCAGGAAGAGCGGGTAGTCGATCAGGTGGTGGTTGAAAACGGCGTACGACCCGATGAAGCGCTGTACTACGCGCTCAAGCCGCGCTCGTTGAACAAGGGTCAGATCGACCTTGAGGCGTTGTTTGAAATCAGGCCGCAGCCATGCCTGAACACGCTGAGTGGCAACGGCAGCGATTTTCTGCTGTTTCGCCTGGGTGACTGCAACGCGCCACGCAACACCCACGCCGCCATTTACGATGCGCTGAGGCTGTGCAAGGACTTCTGA
- a CDS encoding sarcosine oxidase subunit delta — translation MFYIHCPYCAERRSEEEFHCMGQAHIQRPKNPEAASDREWGDYLFFRDNPRGLHQEMWVHAAGCRKFFNVARNTVSYEILETYRIGEQTSVTVGTAAHGREGKVDQAHEVQGVRA, via the coding sequence ATGTTTTACATTCATTGCCCCTACTGCGCCGAGCGACGGTCTGAGGAAGAGTTTCACTGCATGGGCCAGGCCCATATTCAGCGGCCGAAAAACCCGGAGGCAGCGTCAGACAGAGAATGGGGCGACTACCTGTTCTTCCGTGACAACCCCAGAGGGCTGCATCAGGAAATGTGGGTTCATGCGGCGGGCTGTCGCAAGTTCTTCAACGTTGCTCGCAACACTGTCAGCTACGAAATCCTCGAGACGTATCGCATAGGTGAACAAACCAGCGTCACGGTCGGCACGGCAGCGCACGGTCGTGAAGGGAAGGTTGATCAAGCACACGAAGTACAGGGGGTCCGTGCATGA
- a CDS encoding (Fe-S)-binding protein, translating into MLEIILPILIFTALVLAFIGAARRVHLWRQGRPSDVGFFSGLAAVPRRYLVDLHSVVERDKYISRTHVATAGGFALAAPVAIAVHGLGLGSAWLTWPLLAATLCMFVGSVFVALRRRNPPARLSKGPWMRLPKSLVAFSLGVFVVTLPAAGVVPAAIGGWVLAVLLAVVVAWGLAEMFLGMTWGGPMKHAFAGVLHLAFHRRPERFGGGRSTGLKALDLADPQAPLGAGKPADFTWNQLLGFDACVQCGRCEAVCPAFAAGQPLNPKKLIQDMVIGLVGGSDAGYHGSPHPGKPVGEHHGALDEPIVGREGNALVSAETLWSCTTCRACVEECPMMIEHVDAIVDMRRHITLELGVTPRRGVEVIENLIATDNPSGFAPDSRMHWAADLNLPLMADVRDAKVLLWIGDGAFDQRNQRTLRALVSILRAADVDFAVLGNDERDSGDLARRLGDEATFQSLARRNIATLSQYGFGCILTCDPHSLHVLKNEYPELGGSYQVVHHSTYIAELLAEGRMEISPWKGDKVTYHDPCYLGRYNGEYEAPRNVLKALGMELVEMQRSGSRSRCCGGGGGAAIIDIPGKRRIPDMRMDDIRETGVSVVAVGCPQCTAMLEGVVEPRPEVRDIAELVADCLVPSAQKDQSGRKDKAGQPSPAGELLADA; encoded by the coding sequence ATGCTTGAAATTATCCTACCCATCCTGATCTTCACGGCGCTGGTGTTGGCGTTCATAGGGGCGGCCCGCCGGGTTCACTTGTGGCGACAGGGGCGTCCTTCGGACGTTGGTTTTTTCAGTGGGCTGGCGGCGGTGCCCCGGCGCTACCTTGTCGACCTTCACAGCGTGGTGGAGCGTGACAAGTACATTTCCCGCACCCACGTGGCGACGGCAGGTGGGTTTGCCCTTGCGGCGCCAGTCGCGATTGCGGTGCACGGTCTGGGCCTGGGCAGCGCCTGGCTGACGTGGCCTCTGCTGGCGGCCACGCTATGCATGTTTGTTGGCAGCGTGTTTGTGGCCTTGCGCCGACGCAATCCGCCCGCTCGGCTCTCGAAAGGGCCCTGGATGCGTCTGCCCAAAAGCCTGGTTGCGTTCTCGTTGGGGGTTTTCGTTGTTACTCTGCCGGCCGCGGGTGTTGTACCTGCTGCCATCGGCGGTTGGGTACTGGCCGTGCTTCTCGCGGTTGTGGTGGCCTGGGGCCTGGCCGAAATGTTTTTGGGTATGACTTGGGGTGGGCCGATGAAACACGCCTTCGCTGGTGTGCTGCATCTGGCGTTCCATCGCCGGCCGGAACGCTTCGGAGGCGGTCGTTCCACCGGTCTGAAAGCGCTCGATCTCGCCGACCCGCAGGCGCCGCTGGGCGCAGGAAAACCAGCAGATTTCACCTGGAACCAGCTACTGGGGTTCGATGCCTGCGTTCAATGCGGGCGTTGCGAAGCGGTCTGCCCGGCGTTTGCTGCGGGCCAGCCCCTCAACCCGAAAAAACTGATACAGGACATGGTGATCGGGCTGGTCGGGGGCAGCGATGCCGGTTATCACGGGTCTCCGCACCCCGGCAAGCCGGTGGGCGAGCACCATGGCGCACTGGATGAGCCGATCGTCGGAAGAGAAGGCAATGCCTTGGTCAGCGCCGAGACTCTGTGGTCTTGCACCACCTGTAGAGCGTGTGTCGAGGAATGTCCGATGATGATCGAGCATGTTGACGCCATTGTCGACATGCGCCGCCACATCACTCTGGAGTTGGGCGTTACACCCAGACGGGGCGTCGAGGTTATCGAAAACCTGATTGCGACCGACAATCCCAGTGGCTTCGCCCCCGATTCGCGCATGCACTGGGCCGCGGACCTCAACCTGCCGTTAATGGCCGACGTGCGCGACGCGAAGGTCTTGCTGTGGATTGGCGATGGCGCCTTCGATCAGCGTAACCAGAGAACACTGCGTGCGCTGGTCAGCATACTGCGCGCCGCCGACGTCGATTTCGCAGTTCTCGGTAATGACGAGCGCGATAGCGGTGATCTCGCTCGCCGCCTTGGCGACGAAGCAACCTTCCAGAGCCTTGCGAGGCGTAACATTGCAACATTGTCCCAGTATGGCTTTGGCTGCATCCTCACCTGCGATCCCCACAGTCTCCATGTACTCAAAAACGAGTATCCCGAATTGGGCGGCAGCTATCAGGTTGTTCATCACAGCACCTATATTGCTGAATTGCTCGCCGAAGGCCGCATGGAGATTTCCCCGTGGAAAGGCGACAAGGTCACCTATCACGATCCCTGTTACCTGGGGCGTTACAACGGTGAGTACGAGGCGCCGCGCAACGTGCTCAAGGCCCTTGGTATGGAACTGGTGGAAATGCAGCGCAGCGGCTCTCGTTCACGCTGCTGCGGCGGCGGTGGGGGTGCGGCGATCATCGACATTCCCGGTAAACGCCGGATCCCCGACATGCGCATGGATGACATCCGTGAAACCGGCGTGAGTGTGGTAGCCGTCGGTTGCCCGCAATGTACCGCGATGCTGGAGGGGGTGGTAGAACCGAGGCCGGAGGTACGTGACATTGCCGAACTCGTGGCCGACTGCCTGGTGCCCTCGGCGCAGAAAGATCAATCCGGCCGGAAAGACAAGGCCGGTCAGCCATCGCCAGCCGGGGAGCTACTCGCTGATGCATAA
- a CDS encoding electron transfer flavoprotein subunit alpha/FixB family protein codes for MHNGTDSVPRRDSRKERIARNRLHPDHNAVLAEMHGTSRVGPSLWAGPNGLARRNPHRVGFSGPNGIKRIDRSGAQTDTSLNLRTERQPVAADRRTTVEIETPAFLIAVVPDLPGGRLSAHDRDLLGLARQLADADPAVPGAVLAIVFGAIRENGFGTAGVDRLLHALQHPADRSFGLGATSHTEYSPEARLAVLVDVERELLPCHWLLPDSPMGGADLGRRLAARLSERPATQVWQINQDANGKRCNGLGAAGSTDINRPLPGLVLALAECAEPVAMTRHAARQITLPEPLSRMPGRIQDLGAVAVDPATVALDEAEFILAAGRGVSDWAGFHNAAAALGATEGASRVAVDDGFMARDRQVGASGTWVTARVYLAVGISGAIQHLQGIKSCDKVVSINLDPDCDMNKRADLTVIGDADEILAALVALQQRIEEKADAA; via the coding sequence ATGCATAACGGCACAGATTCTGTTCCGCGTCGCGACTCACGCAAGGAGCGGATCGCGCGCAATCGCCTGCACCCGGACCACAATGCAGTGCTTGCGGAGATGCATGGCACAAGCCGGGTTGGGCCGTCGCTCTGGGCTGGCCCCAATGGGCTGGCGCGGCGTAACCCGCATCGAGTGGGATTTAGTGGCCCCAACGGCATCAAGCGGATCGACCGCAGCGGCGCCCAGACAGATACGAGTCTGAACTTGCGAACTGAACGCCAGCCAGTGGCGGCCGATCGGCGTACCACCGTTGAGATCGAGACCCCGGCTTTTCTGATTGCAGTGGTGCCTGATCTTCCCGGTGGGCGGCTCTCTGCCCATGACCGGGACCTGCTCGGTTTGGCCCGGCAATTGGCCGATGCGGACCCGGCCGTGCCCGGCGCTGTGTTGGCCATAGTCTTTGGCGCCATTCGGGAGAATGGCTTCGGGACTGCCGGTGTCGACCGGCTGCTGCACGCTCTACAACACCCTGCCGATCGATCCTTTGGCTTAGGCGCCACGTCTCACACCGAGTATAGCCCCGAGGCACGTCTGGCCGTGTTGGTTGACGTCGAGCGCGAGCTCTTGCCGTGCCATTGGCTGTTGCCGGATTCGCCAATGGGTGGCGCCGATCTGGGCCGCCGGTTGGCGGCGAGATTGTCCGAACGCCCGGCGACACAGGTTTGGCAGATTAACCAGGATGCAAACGGAAAGCGCTGCAACGGGCTTGGTGCTGCGGGCAGCACGGACATAAACCGGCCGCTACCAGGGTTGGTGTTGGCGCTGGCCGAGTGCGCTGAGCCCGTGGCCATGACTCGCCACGCGGCTCGACAGATAACTCTGCCGGAGCCATTGTCACGGATGCCCGGGCGCATTCAGGACCTCGGCGCCGTGGCCGTCGACCCCGCGACGGTCGCGTTAGACGAAGCGGAGTTTATTCTGGCCGCCGGTCGTGGCGTAAGCGACTGGGCCGGATTTCACAACGCCGCGGCAGCTTTGGGGGCGACCGAAGGTGCCTCGCGCGTTGCGGTGGATGACGGTTTCATGGCGCGCGACCGCCAGGTTGGCGCTAGCGGTACATGGGTCACTGCGCGGGTGTACCTCGCGGTTGGTATTTCCGGCGCCATCCAGCATCTGCAGGGTATAAAGAGCTGCGACAAGGTCGTTTCGATCAACCTCGACCCGGACTGCGATATGAACAAACGCGCCGACCTCACCGTGATCGGCGACGCTGACGAAATTCTGGCGGCTCTGGTGGCGCTGCAGCAACGGATCGAGGAGAAAGCGGATGCCGCCTGA
- a CDS encoding sarcosine oxidase subunit beta family protein → MERYSVFGLIKHALSYHENWQKTWRSPTPKKEYDVIIIGGGGHGLATAYYLAKNYGITNVAVIEKGWLGGGNTARNTTIVRSNYLWDESAALYEHSMKLWEGLSQDLNYNVMFSQRGVLNLGHTLQDMRDIQRRVNANRLNGIDGEVLDARQVAERVPIMDCSSNTRYPVLGASWQPRAGVARHDAVAWGYARGADRLGVDLIQQTEVTGLNIRNGKILGVHTSRGDINARTVGCVVAGNSGVVAGMAGIKLPIESHPLQAFVSEPLKPILDTVVMSNHVHGYISQTDKGDLVVGAGIDGYNGYGQRGSYPTIEHTMQAIIELFPIFSRVRMNRQWGGIVDTTPDACPILSATPVEGLFFNCGWGTGGFKATPGSGDVFAWTLANGRPHALAAPFSIDRFYTGSLIDEHGAAGVAH, encoded by the coding sequence ATGGAACGGTATTCGGTTTTTGGACTCATCAAACACGCCCTGAGTTACCACGAGAACTGGCAAAAAACCTGGCGTAGCCCCACGCCGAAGAAAGAATACGACGTGATCATCATCGGCGGCGGCGGTCACGGCCTCGCCACCGCCTACTATCTCGCCAAAAACTACGGCATCACCAATGTGGCGGTGATTGAGAAGGGCTGGCTCGGCGGCGGCAATACGGCACGCAACACCACAATCGTGCGCTCAAACTACCTTTGGGACGAGTCGGCAGCGCTGTACGAGCACTCGATGAAGCTTTGGGAGGGGTTGTCGCAGGACCTGAACTATAACGTCATGTTCTCACAGCGCGGCGTGCTCAACCTTGGGCACACCCTGCAGGACATGCGCGACATTCAGCGCAGAGTTAATGCCAACCGTCTTAACGGCATCGATGGTGAGGTGCTCGATGCCCGCCAGGTCGCGGAGCGGGTTCCCATAATGGACTGCTCCAGCAACACCCGTTACCCGGTGCTGGGCGCCTCGTGGCAGCCGCGTGCAGGCGTGGCCCGCCATGACGCCGTGGCTTGGGGCTATGCCCGCGGCGCGGACCGGCTCGGGGTCGACCTGATCCAGCAGACGGAAGTCACCGGGCTCAATATTCGCAACGGCAAGATCCTCGGTGTGCATACCAGTCGCGGTGATATCAATGCCAGAACAGTGGGCTGTGTGGTCGCCGGTAATTCCGGCGTGGTTGCTGGTATGGCCGGTATCAAGTTGCCCATCGAGTCGCATCCTCTGCAAGCCTTCGTGTCGGAGCCGCTCAAGCCGATTCTCGACACGGTGGTCATGTCCAATCACGTGCACGGGTATATCAGCCAGACGGACAAGGGCGATCTGGTCGTTGGCGCCGGCATTGACGGATATAACGGTTACGGTCAACGCGGCAGTTATCCGACGATTGAACACACCATGCAGGCGATTATTGAACTGTTTCCGATCTTCTCGCGAGTGCGCATGAACCGGCAGTGGGGCGGCATTGTCGACACCACGCCGGATGCCTGTCCGATCCTTTCCGCCACACCGGTTGAAGGGCTGTTTTTCAACTGCGGCTGGGGCACTGGTGGCTTCAAGGCCACCCCGGGTTCGGGCGATGTCTTCGCCTGGACTCTGGCGAACGGTCGGCCCCATGCCTTGGCGGCGCCGTTTTCAATCGATCGCTTCTACACCGGTTCGCTGATTGACGAGCACGGCGCCGCAGGCGTAGCTCACTAG
- a CDS encoding hybrid-cluster NAD(P)-dependent oxidoreductase gives MTTQFLNPVNTQTWSNGRHVVRCTQAVQETRDVRTFCFVAEQPILFYFKPGQFVTLELEIDGEQIMRSYSISSSPSVPYSFSITVKRIPGGKVSNWLHDNLVEGFELAVHGPIGDFNAIDYPTENILMLSGGVGITPVMSMARWFFDTNANVNACFIHSARTPQDVIYSRELDHMCSRIDSFNVHVICERQEPGQPWVGYRGYLNQQMLELIAPDFMNFEVFCCGPTPYMRAIRQILGNAGFDMAHYHEESFGSTPAAVAEDVIEHAEAAAEALDQADMVSVTFADSDKYVRVPRGETVHAAAAKVGLHIPKACGMGLCGTCRVELKAGTVDMQHNGGITEEDEEVGFILACCSRPLGDVVVGY, from the coding sequence ATGACTACGCAGTTTCTCAATCCCGTTAACACGCAGACCTGGAGCAATGGCCGCCACGTGGTGCGCTGCACCCAGGCGGTCCAGGAAACCCGGGATGTGCGCACGTTCTGTTTTGTTGCGGAACAGCCGATTCTGTTCTACTTCAAGCCCGGTCAGTTCGTCACGTTGGAGCTAGAAATCGACGGGGAGCAAATCATGCGCTCCTATAGCATTTCCAGCTCTCCATCGGTGCCTTACAGTTTCTCGATTACGGTAAAGCGCATACCCGGCGGCAAAGTGTCTAACTGGCTCCACGATAACCTCGTTGAAGGTTTTGAGCTTGCAGTGCACGGACCGATTGGCGACTTCAATGCTATCGATTACCCCACCGAGAATATCCTGATGCTCTCCGGTGGTGTTGGCATAACGCCGGTGATGTCGATGGCGCGCTGGTTTTTCGATACCAATGCCAATGTTAATGCCTGCTTTATCCACAGCGCCCGCACTCCCCAGGATGTTATCTACAGTCGCGAGCTCGACCACATGTGCTCGCGCATCGACAGCTTCAATGTGCATGTCATCTGTGAGCGGCAGGAGCCCGGCCAACCCTGGGTCGGCTATAGGGGCTATTTGAACCAGCAGATGCTGGAGTTGATCGCGCCGGACTTTATGAATTTCGAAGTGTTTTGCTGCGGCCCAACCCCCTACATGCGTGCGATCAGACAGATCCTGGGCAACGCGGGGTTCGACATGGCTCACTACCACGAGGAGTCGTTCGGCTCGACACCGGCGGCGGTTGCGGAAGACGTTATCGAGCACGCCGAAGCTGCGGCTGAGGCACTCGACCAGGCTGACATGGTCAGCGTCACCTTCGCTGACAGCGACAAGTACGTGCGCGTGCCACGGGGCGAGACTGTCCACGCCGCTGCGGCCAAGGTGGGCCTGCACATTCCGAAGGCTTGTGGCATGGGTTTGTGCGGCACCTGCCGGGTTGAGCTGAAGGCTGGCACGGTCGATATGCAGCACAACGGCGGCATCACTGAGGAAGACGAGGAGGTGGGCTTCATCCTGGCCTGTTGCAGTCGGCCCTTGGGTGACGTTGTGGTTGGGTACTGA